A genomic segment from Brevundimonas sp. SORGH_AS_0993 encodes:
- a CDS encoding efflux RND transporter permease subunit, with protein sequence MLSDVSVRRPVFAAVAAIVLCVIGAAAFFFLPVRELPDVDPPIVSVNTTYAGASAEVIESRITEPIEQQIAGIQGVERINSTSRDGRSNVNIEFSLDRNIDDAANDVRDRVSRVVGRLPDQADPPEVAKADSDSQPIIIVFLRSTTMNRLQLTDYADRYLVDRLATVPGVAQVNIYGEQRYSMRIWLDPAAMAARGLTVTDVETALTNQNVELPAGSLESTDKDYTVRVARTYARPEDFRQLPIGTRGAASTVQTASTAASAGGTVGGASAIIQGQPNYVTRLGDIARVEEAPEEARRLFRGNGLDQIGLAVTRQAQSNDLAISDGVRKMIEEIRPSLPPGVTLEIGSDNSVFTSHAIDEVWITIGISMALVALVNFIFLGSLRAALIPSIVAPICILATFIVLAPLGFSLNLLTLLALVLAIGLVVDDAIVVVENIQRRLDHGEPPLVAAERGARQVFFAVVATTIVLLSVFAPLLFLPGYVGRLFVELAAAIAAAVAFSAFLALSLSPMLASKILRPAEGGGWVARRVDWAMDRLKTSYARSLDVLLGRRIAVIGVGALIALVAAGAGGIFMLLPNELVPDEDRGRVQIRVAGPEGAGYDYTRNIMMGLEPLLAEYKANGEADSYLVSAPGFGGGSYNSGNAVLTLADWSKRERSAAEIAQEVNGKLRSQTGAQVNASTPGAFQRGGGNSNSIELIATGTDYQQIYNWLQPLLAAAQANPGFSRPRLNYEPNAPRLLVDVDPQKAAALGVSSQSIGRTLETMFGSRRATTYIKGGQEYDVILQTDRQNRREVADLEALYVATGAGQLVPLSAVVTTKTSGDTPDRRRLDRQRSISLQADLNPGTTIDDAVQFLRAEAAKQPQGGVIVQWGGAARDQQEAGGAVFAAFGLALLLVFLVLAAQFESWITPAVIMLTVPLAAAGGLFGLLMAGSSLNIYSQIGLIILIGVAAKNGILIVEFANQLRDQGRSIREAIIESSSLRLRPIIMTSIATAFGALPLVLWHGAGAGSRQTIGVVIFTGAIFATVLTLFVVPVIYGVLARFTKSPEWTARKIEEWEAQEIREGGEKPISEA encoded by the coding sequence ATGTTGTCCGATGTTTCGGTCCGGCGGCCGGTCTTTGCGGCCGTCGCGGCCATCGTGCTGTGCGTGATCGGCGCGGCCGCCTTCTTCTTCCTGCCGGTGCGCGAGTTGCCGGACGTCGATCCGCCCATCGTTTCGGTCAACACCACCTACGCCGGCGCCTCCGCCGAGGTGATCGAGAGCCGCATCACCGAGCCTATCGAGCAGCAGATCGCAGGCATCCAAGGCGTCGAGCGGATCAACTCGACCAGCCGGGACGGCCGGTCGAACGTGAACATTGAGTTCTCGCTGGACCGCAACATCGACGACGCCGCCAACGACGTGCGCGACCGGGTCAGCCGCGTAGTCGGCCGCCTGCCGGATCAGGCCGATCCGCCCGAGGTGGCCAAGGCCGATTCCGACAGCCAACCCATCATCATCGTCTTCCTGCGTTCGACCACGATGAACCGGCTGCAACTGACCGACTACGCCGATCGGTATCTGGTGGACCGGCTGGCGACCGTGCCGGGCGTGGCCCAGGTCAATATCTACGGCGAGCAGCGCTATTCCATGCGCATCTGGCTGGATCCGGCGGCCATGGCGGCGCGCGGCCTGACGGTCACGGACGTCGAGACGGCCTTGACCAACCAGAACGTCGAACTGCCCGCCGGCTCGCTGGAATCGACCGACAAGGATTATACGGTTCGGGTGGCGCGCACCTATGCGCGGCCGGAGGACTTCCGACAGCTGCCCATCGGCACGCGCGGCGCGGCTTCCACCGTCCAGACCGCAAGCACGGCGGCGTCGGCCGGAGGAACCGTCGGCGGCGCCTCGGCCATCATCCAGGGTCAGCCCAACTATGTGACGCGACTGGGCGACATCGCGCGCGTCGAGGAGGCGCCGGAGGAGGCGCGTCGCCTGTTCCGGGGCAACGGCCTGGATCAGATCGGCCTGGCGGTGACGCGCCAGGCCCAGTCGAACGACCTGGCCATCTCCGACGGCGTTCGCAAGATGATCGAAGAGATAAGGCCCAGCCTGCCGCCCGGCGTGACGCTGGAGATCGGATCGGACAATTCGGTCTTCACCTCCCACGCCATCGACGAGGTGTGGATCACCATCGGCATTTCCATGGCCCTGGTGGCCTTGGTGAACTTCATCTTCCTGGGCAGCCTGCGGGCGGCGCTGATCCCGTCCATCGTCGCGCCGATCTGCATCCTGGCGACCTTCATCGTCCTGGCGCCGCTGGGTTTTTCGCTGAATCTTCTGACGCTGCTGGCCCTGGTGCTGGCCATCGGCCTGGTGGTGGACGACGCCATCGTGGTGGTCGAGAACATCCAGCGCCGCCTGGACCATGGAGAGCCGCCCCTGGTCGCGGCCGAGCGTGGCGCACGCCAGGTCTTCTTCGCCGTCGTGGCGACGACCATCGTGCTGTTGTCGGTTTTCGCGCCCCTGTTGTTCCTGCCGGGCTATGTCGGGCGGCTGTTCGTGGAGTTGGCGGCCGCCATCGCCGCCGCCGTGGCCTTTTCGGCCTTCCTGGCGCTGAGCCTGTCGCCGATGCTGGCGTCCAAAATTTTGCGTCCGGCCGAGGGCGGCGGCTGGGTCGCGCGCCGGGTCGATTGGGCCATGGATCGGTTGAAGACCTCCTACGCCCGATCGCTGGACGTGCTGCTGGGGCGGCGCATCGCGGTGATCGGCGTCGGCGCCCTGATCGCCCTGGTCGCGGCGGGGGCGGGCGGCATCTTCATGCTGCTGCCCAACGAACTGGTGCCCGACGAGGATCGCGGCCGGGTCCAGATCCGCGTCGCCGGTCCGGAGGGCGCGGGCTACGACTACACCCGCAACATCATGATGGGGCTGGAGCCCCTGCTGGCCGAGTACAAGGCCAATGGGGAGGCGGACAGCTATCTGGTTTCCGCGCCCGGCTTCGGCGGGGGCAGCTACAACTCCGGCAATGCGGTCCTGACCCTGGCGGACTGGTCGAAGCGCGAGCGGTCGGCCGCCGAGATCGCCCAGGAGGTGAACGGCAAGCTGCGCAGCCAGACCGGCGCCCAGGTCAACGCCTCGACGCCCGGCGCCTTCCAGCGCGGCGGCGGCAATTCCAACTCGATCGAACTGATCGCCACGGGTACGGACTATCAGCAGATCTACAACTGGCTTCAGCCGCTGCTGGCGGCGGCCCAGGCCAATCCCGGCTTCTCGCGGCCGCGCCTGAACTATGAGCCGAACGCGCCCCGCCTGCTGGTCGATGTCGATCCGCAGAAGGCGGCGGCCCTGGGCGTCTCGTCCCAGTCCATCGGCCGCACGCTGGAGACCATGTTCGGTTCCCGCCGCGCCACCACCTACATCAAGGGCGGGCAGGAGTACGATGTCATCCTGCAGACGGATCGCCAGAACCGGCGCGAGGTGGCGGACCTGGAAGCCCTGTATGTCGCCACCGGCGCGGGCCAGCTGGTGCCGCTGTCTGCGGTCGTCACGACCAAGACCAGCGGCGATACGCCGGACCGGCGGCGTCTGGACCGCCAGCGGTCCATCTCGCTGCAGGCCGACCTGAACCCCGGCACGACCATCGACGACGCAGTGCAGTTTCTGCGGGCCGAGGCGGCGAAACAGCCCCAGGGCGGCGTGATCGTCCAGTGGGGCGGCGCCGCGCGCGACCAGCAGGAGGCGGGCGGGGCGGTGTTCGCCGCCTTCGGCCTGGCGTTGCTCCTGGTCTTCCTGGTGCTGGCGGCCCAGTTCGAAAGCTGGATCACCCCCGCCGTCATCATGCTGACCGTGCCGCTGGCGGCGGCCGGGGGGCTGTTCGGCCTGCTGATGGCCGGGTCCAGCCTGAACATCTACAGCCAGATCGGCCTGATCATCCTGATCGGGGTGGCGGCCAAGAACGGCATTCTGATCGTGGAGTTCGCCAACCAGCTGCGCGACCAGGGCCGGTCGATCCGGGAGGCGATCATCGAGTCGTCGTCGCTGCGTCTGCGGCCCATCATCATGACCTCCATCGCCACGGCCTTCGGCGCCTTGCCCCTGGTGCTATGGCATGGGGCGGGGGCGGGCAGCCGTCAGACGATCGGGGTGGTCATCTTCACCGGCGCCATCTTCGCCACCGTCCTGACCCTGTTCGTGGTGCCGGTGATCTATGGCGTTCTGGCGCGCTTCACCAAGTCGCCGGAATGGACCGCCCGCAAGATCGAGGAATGGGAAGCCCAGGAAATCCGCGAGGGCGGCGAAAAGCCGATCTCGGAAGCCTGA
- a CDS encoding efflux RND transporter periplasmic adaptor subunit: MIKRHFFIIAAGVLLALMVLAAVLKIAFKDEKTAGPPGGGRRGGQEVSQVVVGQRQFSDQIRVLGVARGLKSVNITSSTTELVTRVLFSDGQTVTAGAPLVELQAREEDADIIQARANVAQAQREYDRYKTLADRGVAPRVLLEQAETTLETARAGLEAAQARRGDRVIRAPFNGTLGLTTITPGTLINPGAVIATLDDVSSVRVDFPLPERYLNVLRPGALITATADAYGQEPFQGRIARIDTRVNETTRAATARAEFPNPGGRIRPGMLLRVAVQQGQRQAPAVPEAAVQYEGAGAFVYRIAPGQNGTTAQRVEVETGAVENGFVEILSGIEVGEHIVGSGLNRIQPGAPVTVAGAKGGRQGRAGPAQ; the protein is encoded by the coding sequence GTGATCAAACGCCACTTTTTCATCATCGCCGCCGGTGTTCTGTTGGCGCTGATGGTGTTAGCCGCCGTTCTGAAGATCGCGTTCAAGGACGAAAAGACAGCCGGCCCGCCCGGAGGCGGCCGTCGGGGCGGCCAGGAAGTGTCGCAGGTCGTAGTGGGCCAGCGCCAGTTCTCGGACCAGATTCGGGTGCTGGGTGTGGCACGCGGGCTCAAGTCAGTGAATATCACGTCCTCCACGACGGAACTGGTCACGCGGGTGCTGTTCTCGGACGGGCAGACCGTGACGGCCGGCGCGCCCCTGGTGGAGCTTCAGGCGCGCGAGGAAGACGCCGACATCATTCAGGCCCGCGCCAATGTCGCCCAGGCCCAGCGTGAATATGACCGCTACAAGACCCTGGCGGATCGCGGCGTGGCGCCGCGCGTGCTGTTGGAACAGGCCGAGACGACCCTGGAGACGGCGCGGGCGGGCCTGGAGGCGGCGCAGGCGCGACGCGGCGATCGCGTGATCCGCGCGCCCTTCAACGGCACCCTGGGTCTGACCACCATAACACCGGGCACCCTGATCAACCCCGGCGCGGTCATTGCGACCCTGGACGACGTCTCGTCGGTGCGCGTCGATTTTCCCCTGCCCGAGCGATACTTGAATGTGCTGAGGCCCGGCGCGCTGATCACGGCCACGGCCGACGCCTATGGGCAGGAGCCCTTTCAAGGCCGCATCGCCCGGATAGACACCCGGGTGAACGAGACGACCCGCGCGGCCACCGCCCGCGCCGAATTCCCCAACCCCGGGGGCCGCATCCGTCCCGGAATGCTGTTGCGCGTTGCGGTTCAGCAGGGGCAGCGCCAGGCGCCGGCCGTGCCCGAGGCCGCCGTCCAGTATGAAGGCGCGGGCGCCTTCGTCTATCGCATCGCGCCCGGCCAGAACGGCACGACCGCCCAGAGGGTCGAGGTCGAGACCGGCGCGGTGGAGAACGGCTTTGTCGAAATCCTGTCCGGGATCGAGGTGGGCGAACATATCGTGGGCTCGGGCCTGAACCGTATTCAGCCTGGCGCGCCGGTGACGGTGGCGGGCGCCAAGGGCGGTCGTCAGGGCCGTGCAGGTCCCGCCCAATGA
- a CDS encoding outer membrane beta-barrel protein, producing the protein MAGRPASAGSEVARLRRLTAAGAAFAVAASAGPAWAGAWTQPKGQGQVIVKYETLRATEGFAPQGERRPLPAERRDSALGLFAEYGVTDRLSLQLKADWQDGEDAFVDYQGRGPIEVGAVWRVWRDDRVAVSLYGGYANGGQGRNAGYAAPGVGEHDWEVRASAGRDFSEAGRQLGLGRPFMEVQAARRFRDGLPDETRLDATVGARFNGDWMVLGQAFGGAADGGARWLSVETSLVRDFGAWSAQAGWRQTIAGRETPVAGGAVLAVWRRF; encoded by the coding sequence CTGGCCGGGCGCCCTGCGTCAGCTGGATCGGAAGTCGCCCGGCTACGACGCCTGACGGCGGCCGGCGCGGCGTTCGCCGTCGCCGCCTCCGCCGGCCCGGCCTGGGCGGGCGCCTGGACCCAGCCGAAGGGGCAGGGCCAGGTCATCGTCAAATATGAGACTCTGCGCGCCACGGAGGGGTTCGCCCCCCAGGGGGAACGCCGGCCCCTGCCGGCGGAACGGCGGGACTCGGCCCTGGGCCTGTTCGCCGAATACGGCGTCACGGATCGACTGAGCCTGCAGTTGAAGGCCGACTGGCAGGACGGCGAAGACGCCTTCGTCGATTATCAGGGGCGAGGGCCGATAGAAGTCGGCGCCGTCTGGCGGGTCTGGCGCGACGATCGCGTCGCCGTCAGCCTGTACGGCGGCTACGCCAACGGCGGTCAGGGGCGGAACGCCGGCTATGCGGCGCCTGGTGTCGGCGAGCATGACTGGGAGGTGCGCGCCTCCGCCGGTCGAGATTTCAGCGAGGCGGGGCGACAACTGGGTCTGGGGCGGCCGTTCATGGAGGTTCAGGCGGCGCGGCGCTTTCGCGACGGCCTGCCGGACGAGACGCGGTTGGATGCGACGGTCGGCGCGCGTTTCAACGGAGACTGGATGGTGTTGGGCCAGGCCTTTGGCGGGGCGGCGGACGGCGGCGCGCGCTGGCTGTCGGTGGAGACCTCGCTTGTTCGCGACTTCGGGGCCTGGAGCGCTCAGGCCGGGTGGCGACAAACCATCGCAGGCCGTGAAACGCCCGTCGCGGGGGGCGCGGTTTTGGCCGTGTGGCGACGTTTTTGA
- a CDS encoding class II aldolase/adducin family protein, with protein sequence MADGTSPSLKSRVSDAEWAVRVELAALYRLVALQGWDDMIFTHISARVPGPDHHFLINPYGFYFDEITASSLVKVDLDGNIVQETTNFINPAGFTIHSAVHAARDDAKFVIHLHTVNGVGVAAQRDGLLPISQNACLLQHQVAYHGYEGLALNHDERERLVADLGDKPLMLLRNHGTLAVGETAAQAWIGIFFLERACAQQVAALSAGAPNVLIAPDEAQAETKEQGRGIGFISALAWPGALRQLDRKSPGYDA encoded by the coding sequence ATGGCCGACGGAACAAGTCCCTCTTTGAAGTCCCGAGTGTCCGACGCCGAGTGGGCGGTGCGCGTCGAACTGGCGGCGCTCTATCGCTTGGTCGCGCTGCAGGGGTGGGACGACATGATCTTCACCCATATTTCGGCGCGTGTGCCGGGCCCGGACCATCATTTCCTGATCAACCCTTACGGCTTCTATTTCGACGAGATCACGGCCTCGTCCCTGGTGAAGGTCGATCTGGACGGAAACATCGTCCAGGAGACGACGAACTTCATCAATCCGGCGGGGTTCACCATCCATTCGGCGGTCCATGCGGCGCGTGACGACGCCAAGTTCGTCATTCACCTGCACACGGTGAACGGGGTGGGCGTGGCGGCTCAGAGGGATGGGTTGCTGCCCATCAGCCAGAACGCCTGTTTACTGCAGCACCAGGTTGCGTATCATGGGTATGAAGGGTTGGCCCTGAACCATGACGAACGCGAACGTCTGGTCGCCGACCTGGGGGACAAGCCGCTCATGCTGTTGAGAAATCACGGTACGCTGGCGGTCGGGGAGACGGCGGCGCAGGCATGGATCGGCATCTTTTTCCTGGAGCGGGCCTGCGCCCAACAGGTGGCGGCCCTGTCGGCCGGCGCGCCGAACGTGCTGATCGCGCCGGACGAGGCACAGGCGGAAACCAAGGAGCAGGGGCGGGGCATCGGCTTCATCTCGGCCCTGGCCTGGCCGGGCGCCCTGCGTCAGCTGGATCGGAAGTCGCCCGGCTACGACGCCTGA
- a CDS encoding DUF2336 domain-containing protein: MSAVVQMRPQAQPEADSATAVLVELTRKRSPDDRQRLLMGVAALCESTAGNRAAPALGQIFVALAAQAEREIRLTLSERLAEAAWAPPALINMLALDEIEIARPVITSSPVLQDADLMRLLIEATLEHQIAVARRPGLSRRVADAIVERGESVTMTALASNRTADISEAALTRLIEQSRRLAGLRAPLTRHPRLNEALARELYQWVGQALRQSIGERFKIDDALLDTAVKDAGDQAVRSGGWRAVPISPREDGDRRDMEARLVEKLKTAGQLRPGLLIRALREHRLALFEQTLAGLGGFTEAHTHAAVRAPTAEPLYLACIAVGVDRAVFPSLLVELRKLTGGYPGDGGWTASTLNPPAAARAFLHIMEKSAEV; this comes from the coding sequence GTGTCCGCTGTCGTTCAGATGAGGCCACAGGCCCAACCCGAGGCTGACTCCGCGACTGCCGTTCTCGTCGAGCTCACCCGCAAGCGATCCCCCGATGATCGCCAGCGCCTGCTGATGGGCGTGGCGGCTCTTTGCGAATCGACCGCAGGCAATCGGGCGGCTCCGGCGCTGGGCCAGATCTTCGTGGCCTTGGCGGCCCAGGCCGAACGCGAGATCCGCCTGACCCTGTCCGAGCGCCTGGCCGAAGCGGCCTGGGCGCCGCCCGCGCTGATCAATATGCTCGCGCTGGACGAAATCGAGATCGCGCGCCCCGTCATCACCTCCAGTCCGGTCTTGCAGGACGCCGATCTAATGCGGCTTCTGATCGAGGCCACGCTGGAACATCAGATCGCCGTGGCGCGGCGTCCTGGCCTCTCGCGGCGCGTCGCCGACGCCATCGTCGAACGGGGCGAGTCCGTCACCATGACGGCCCTGGCCTCCAACCGCACCGCCGACATCAGCGAAGCGGCCTTGACCCGTTTGATCGAACAGTCTCGACGTCTGGCGGGGTTGCGCGCGCCGCTGACCCGCCACCCCCGTCTGAACGAGGCCCTGGCGCGGGAACTGTATCAATGGGTCGGCCAGGCTCTCCGCCAGTCGATCGGCGAGCGGTTCAAGATCGACGACGCCCTGCTGGACACCGCCGTGAAGGACGCCGGCGATCAGGCGGTCCGCAGCGGCGGTTGGCGCGCCGTGCCCATATCGCCCCGCGAAGACGGCGACCGCCGCGACATGGAGGCTCGCCTGGTCGAGAAGCTGAAGACCGCCGGCCAACTGCGGCCCGGTCTCCTGATCCGGGCCCTGCGCGAGCATCGTCTGGCCCTGTTCGAACAGACCCTGGCCGGCCTGGGCGGGTTCACCGAAGCCCACACCCATGCCGCTGTGCGCGCGCCGACGGCCGAACCCCTCTATCTGGCCTGTATCGCCGTGGGCGTGGATCGGGCGGTTTTCCCGTCCTTGCTGGTGGAGTTGCGCAAGCTGACCGGCGGCTATCCGGGAGACGGCGGCTGGACCGCCAGCACCCTGAACCCGCCGGCGGCGGCGCGCGCCTTCCTTCACATAATGGAAAAGTCCGCAGAGGTTTGA
- a CDS encoding NAD kinase has translation MSQQSPAPAPALAFVASDRPEAQFARAALAARYGAVPEADADVIVALGGDGQMLETLHANLRRRTPVYGMNRGSVGFLMNDYDEEDLLERIATAERTVIHPLQMDAWTETGEVQTGLAINEVSLLRQTRQSAKLKITVDGRMRLDELSCDGCLVATPAGSTAYNLSAHGPIIPLDAHILALTPISAFRPRRWRGALLSHQARVRFDVLEPDKRPVSATADNFEVRRVAAVEVRERRDIALTMLFDAGRTFGERVMAEQFAN, from the coding sequence GTGTCCCAGCAGTCCCCCGCCCCTGCCCCCGCCCTGGCCTTCGTCGCCAGCGACCGTCCTGAAGCGCAGTTCGCCCGCGCGGCCCTGGCCGCACGGTACGGCGCCGTGCCCGAGGCCGACGCCGACGTCATCGTGGCCTTGGGCGGGGACGGCCAGATGCTGGAGACCCTGCACGCCAATCTGCGCCGCCGCACGCCCGTCTATGGAATGAACCGCGGCTCGGTCGGCTTCCTGATGAACGACTACGACGAGGAAGACCTTCTGGAACGCATCGCCACGGCCGAACGCACCGTCATCCACCCGCTTCAGATGGACGCCTGGACCGAAACCGGCGAGGTGCAAACCGGCCTGGCCATCAACGAGGTCTCCCTGCTGCGCCAGACGCGCCAGAGCGCCAAGCTGAAGATCACGGTGGATGGCCGCATGCGGCTGGACGAACTGTCCTGCGACGGCTGTTTGGTGGCGACGCCGGCCGGATCGACGGCCTACAATCTGTCGGCCCATGGCCCGATCATTCCGCTCGACGCCCATATCCTGGCCCTGACGCCGATCAGCGCCTTCCGCCCACGACGCTGGCGCGGCGCGCTTCTGTCCCATCAGGCGCGGGTGCGTTTCGACGTTCTGGAGCCCGACAAACGGCCCGTTTCCGCGACCGCCGACAATTTCGAGGTTCGTCGCGTCGCCGCCGTCGAGGTGCGCGAACGCCGCGACATCGCCCTGACCATGCTGTTCGACGCCGGCCGAACATTCGGCGAGCGCGTGATGGCCGAGCAATTCGCCAACTGA
- a CDS encoding Hpt domain-containing protein, with the protein MSDPAQFIRPPNTLRAKVGGGLGINADAIAKAEEALKAMSAQFSQWLADEIVKLDKAQADIREQGYTPATAEALYFRAHDLKGLGTTYEYPLVTRIAGSLCRLLDDVEARMAAPVVILDAHIDAIRAVVRDQIKTDEHPTGRALAETLEARVAEHRRG; encoded by the coding sequence ATGAGCGACCCGGCGCAATTCATCCGTCCCCCGAACACGCTTCGCGCCAAGGTCGGCGGCGGCCTCGGCATCAATGCCGACGCCATCGCCAAGGCTGAAGAGGCTTTGAAGGCCATGTCCGCCCAGTTCAGCCAGTGGCTGGCCGACGAGATCGTCAAGCTGGACAAGGCACAGGCCGACATACGCGAACAGGGCTACACCCCCGCCACCGCCGAGGCCCTGTATTTTCGCGCTCACGACCTGAAGGGCCTGGGCACAACCTACGAATACCCCCTCGTGACCCGGATCGCCGGCTCGCTGTGCCGCCTGCTGGACGATGTCGAGGCGCGCATGGCGGCGCCGGTGGTGATCCTGGACGCCCACATCGACGCCATCCGCGCCGTGGTGCGCGACCAGATCAAGACGGACGAACATCCGACAGGCCGCGCCCTGGCCGAAACCCTGGAAGCTCGTGTCGCCGAACATCGACGCGGCTGA
- a CDS encoding DUF2336 domain-containing protein: protein MTAYRARLTEMDIRRLIKATDEDERAEAAYKLCRNMDRAELDEAERAAAQKIVRLLAQDAAEMVRRAMAVTLKASPLIPHDVARKLAGDLDSIALPVILSSPAFSDDDLIEIVRAGSAVRQTAVASRARVPRDVATVLAKEGCAPAVRALAANDNADLSEEALGVVVERFAETPEVLTAVAYRQVLPLHVTEQLIALASEAVREHLISRHAVAPETAIRLAQHARERATVDLVDQAAASADLSMFMAQLNQRKALTASLLLRALARGHMALFEHGLAELAQTPHQRAWLMVHDAGPLGLKAIYDRAGLPPRLFAAFRAGVDTWRALTVEGGAASPETFRQQMLERFLTQRPNVQRDDLAYLMERLDQPSHSSLAAANAA from the coding sequence ATGACCGCCTATCGCGCCCGACTGACCGAAATGGATATCCGACGCCTGATCAAGGCGACGGACGAGGATGAGCGGGCCGAGGCGGCCTACAAGCTGTGCCGCAACATGGACCGGGCCGAACTGGACGAGGCCGAACGCGCCGCCGCTCAGAAGATCGTTCGCCTGCTGGCCCAGGACGCGGCCGAGATGGTGCGCCGGGCCATGGCTGTGACGCTCAAGGCGTCGCCCCTCATTCCCCACGACGTAGCGCGCAAGCTGGCGGGCGATCTGGACAGCATCGCCCTGCCGGTCATCCTTTCGTCGCCGGCGTTCAGCGACGACGACCTGATCGAGATCGTGCGCGCCGGATCGGCCGTGCGGCAGACGGCCGTGGCCAGCCGCGCCCGCGTGCCGCGCGACGTCGCAACTGTCCTGGCCAAGGAGGGCTGCGCGCCCGCGGTTCGCGCCCTGGCCGCCAACGACAACGCCGATCTGTCGGAAGAGGCGCTGGGCGTGGTGGTGGAGCGTTTCGCCGAGACGCCCGAGGTGTTAACCGCCGTCGCCTATCGCCAGGTTCTGCCGCTGCACGTCACCGAGCAATTGATCGCACTGGCCAGCGAGGCGGTGCGCGAGCATCTGATCAGCCGTCATGCCGTCGCGCCGGAAACGGCGATCCGTCTGGCCCAGCATGCGCGGGAACGGGCGACGGTGGACCTGGTCGACCAGGCGGCCGCCAGCGCCGATCTGTCGATGTTCATGGCGCAGTTGAACCAGCGCAAGGCGCTGACCGCCTCTCTGTTGCTGCGAGCCCTGGCCCGTGGGCATATGGCGCTGTTCGAGCACGGGCTGGCCGAACTGGCCCAGACGCCGCATCAGCGCGCCTGGCTGATGGTGCACGATGCGGGGCCCCTGGGGTTGAAGGCCATTTATGATCGTGCGGGCCTGCCGCCGCGTCTGTTCGCGGCTTTCCGCGCGGGCGTGGACACCTGGCGCGCCCTGACGGTCGAGGGCGGGGCGGCGTCGCCCGAGACGTTCCGCCAGCAGATGCTGGAACGGTTCCTGACCCAGCGCCCCAATGTTCAGCGCGACGATCTGGCCTATCTGATGGAACGGCTGGACCAGCCCAGTCACAGTTCGTTGGCGGCCGCCAACGCCGCCTGA
- a CDS encoding transglycosylase SLT domain-containing protein translates to MSVGPIPSSGGVEAAIRRASHAVGVDFDFLMKTARRESALNPSAKAPTSSAAGLFQFVEQTWLGTVKKHGAQHGYGQYADLIRRGSDGRWRVDGSARNVVLDLRFDPQAASTMAAELTASNAAYLRGRTGKEPGAGDLYAAHFLGPAGAANLMEAMDRYPGASAASLFPEAARANRTIFYREGRAATVAELHANLQRTAGEGAPASGAIDSRLSPPSLSERDQMLAARLDRLKQDQGLLALLLGQDGSGGGFGGVFSPDGKETT, encoded by the coding sequence ATGAGCGTGGGTCCGATTCCATCGTCAGGCGGGGTAGAGGCGGCCATCCGGCGCGCCTCGCACGCCGTGGGCGTCGATTTCGACTTCCTGATGAAGACGGCGCGCCGCGAAAGCGCGCTGAATCCGTCGGCCAAGGCGCCCACCTCGTCGGCGGCGGGCCTGTTCCAGTTCGTCGAACAGACTTGGCTGGGCACGGTCAAGAAGCATGGCGCCCAGCACGGCTATGGTCAGTACGCCGATCTGATCCGGCGCGGGTCCGACGGGCGCTGGCGCGTCGACGGTTCGGCGCGCAACGTGGTCCTGGATTTGCGCTTTGACCCCCAAGCGGCTTCGACCATGGCGGCGGAGTTGACGGCGTCGAACGCGGCCTATCTGCGGGGCCGGACGGGCAAGGAGCCGGGCGCCGGCGACCTGTACGCCGCCCACTTCCTGGGGCCGGCCGGCGCGGCCAATCTGATGGAGGCGATGGACCGCTATCCGGGCGCGAGCGCGGCGTCGCTTTTTCCCGAGGCGGCGCGGGCGAACCGGACCATCTTCTACCGCGAAGGACGGGCGGCCACGGTCGCGGAATTGCACGCCAATTTGCAACGCACGGCCGGGGAGGGCGCGCCGGCGTCCGGCGCCATCGACAGCCGGCTGTCGCCGCCGTCTCTCAGCGAACGGGATCAGATGCTGGCGGCCCGGCTAGATCGGTTGAAGCAGGATCAGGGCCTGCTGGCGCTGTTGCTGGGTCAGGACGGGTCCGGCGGCGGCTTCGGCGGCGTCTTTTCGCCCGATGGAAAAGAAACGACCTGA